The following are encoded in a window of Amaranthus tricolor cultivar Red isolate AtriRed21 chromosome 2, ASM2621246v1, whole genome shotgun sequence genomic DNA:
- the LOC130806633 gene encoding V-type proton ATPase subunit C translates to MATRYWMVSLPVQSSSSNLWSQLQDSISKQSFDTPLYRFNVPSLRVGTLDSLLSLADDLLKGNAFVEGVTHKIRRQIDELERSSGVDAGALTVDGVPIDSYLTRFVWDEAKYPTMSSLKEIVDGIHGFVAKVEDDLKVRVAEYNNVRSQLSAINRKQSGSLAVRDLSDLVKPEDIISSEHLVTLLAVVSKFSQKDWLSSYETLTDYVVPRSSKKLFEDNEYALYTVTMFSRVADNFRLKARERGFQVRDFEYDPETQDSRKQELQKLAHDQETMRTALLQWCYSSYGEVFSSWMHFCAVRVFSESILRYGLPPNFLACVLAPSQKSEKKVRTILERHCSAANSVHWRSEDEVGAMAGLAGDTDAHPYVSFTINLV, encoded by the exons ATGGCGACGAGATACTGGATGGTGTCTCTTCCTGTCCAATCTTCTTCTTCTAATTTATGGTCTCAATTACAAGATTCCATCTCCAAACAATCCTTCGACACTCCTCTTTACCGT TTTAATGTGCCTAGTCTTCGAGTTGGTACCCTGGATTCGCTTCTATCACTCGCTGATGATCTTTTGAAG GGGAATGCGTTTGTGGAAGGCGTAACGCATAAGATTAGGCGTCAGATCGATGAACTTGAGAGATCGTCTGGTGTTGATGCTGGTGCTTTGACTGTTGATGGTGTTCCTATTGATTCTTATCTTACCAG ATTTGTTTGGGATGAAGCAAAATATCCGACTATGTCTTCGTTGAAGGAGATTGTTGATGGTATTCATGGTTTTGTGGCCAAGGTTGAAGATGATCTCAAG GTCCGTGTTGCTGAGTATAACAATGTCCGCAGTCAACTAAGTGCAATTAACCGCAAACAAAGTGGAAG CTTAGCGGTGAGAGATCTTTCTGACTTGGTAAAGCCAGAGGATATCATTTCATCAGAGCATTTGGTTACACTTTTGGCAGTTGTTTCGAAGTTTTCACAGAAGGACTGGTTATCCAGCTATGAAACATTGACTGACTATGTG GTTCCCAGGTCATCTAAAAAGTTGTTTGAGGACAATGAATATGCCCTGTACACTGTCACAATGTTCAGCCGTGTTGCTGATAACTTCCGATTAAAAGCTCGTGAAAGAGGTTTTCAG GTTCGAGATTTTGAATACGACCCAGAAACACAAGATTCAAGGAAACAAGAGTTGCAAAAATTGGCTCATGACCAGGAAACAATGAGAACCGCACTTTTGCAATGGTGCTACTCCAGTTATGGGGAG GTGTTCAGCTCATGGATGCACTTCTGTGCTGTACGTGTATTTTCTGAGAGCATATTAAGATATGGCTTGCCTCCAAATTTCTTG GCCTGTGTTTTAGCTCCATCCCAGAAAAGTGAGAAGAAAGTACGCACAATTCTTGAACGGCATTGTAGCGCTGCCAACAG TGTGCACTGGAGATCTGAGGATGAAGTTGGAGCAATGGCTGGTCTGGCAGGTGACACTGATGCTCATCCATATGTATCATTCACGATCAATCTTGTTTAG